In the Naumovozyma dairenensis CBS 421 chromosome 4, complete genome genome, one interval contains:
- the NDAI0D01120 gene encoding uncharacterized protein (similar to Saccharomyces cerevisiae YNL050C; ancestral locus Anc_2.261), with product MAGLKIVSRKDLFDDSTMFSEHVEPELIAEEGHDDLEIVEIAPSTKSDSVEENNHDDNGQQQNDEDEFEFFPLFSMATEPTSRIDGVETSTTEYDEERGRSTNRLMKISLREPSPEIINQKRPKSHYFASYSKEEIDKFQLSAITYDSLLKEFEMGPNKGFEQFRGKVIDLKEYNDKIEAEDLREMRLKRRRPSQKQRLAKKLGAERLKERENRAKEIRKMIKKQFHKRGGKKNKKKAMNPLANAGLKPPVPKFRTE from the exons ATGGCAGGTCTAAAAAT TGTTTCAAGGAAGGATCTATTTGATGATTCAACTATGTTTTCTGAACATGTGGAACCTGAACTTATAGCCGAAGAAGGCCATGATGATTTAGAGATTGTTGAAATTGCACCATCAACGAAATCAGATAGTGTAGAGGAAAATAACcatgatgataatggaCAGCAGCAAaatgatgaggatgagtttgaatttttcccattattttcaatggcAACTGAACCTACCTCTAGAATTGATGGAGTTGAAACATCTACGACTGAGTACGATGAAGAAAGAGGAAGATCAACTAATAGActgatgaaaatttctttaagaGAACCATCACCAGAAATTATCAATCAAAAAAGACCAAAAAGCCATTATTTTGCATCATATAGTaaggaagaaattgataaattccAGTTGAGTGCTATTACTTACGACTCACTGTTGAAGGAATTTGAAATGGGACCAAACAAAGGTTTTGAACAATTTCGTGGTAAAGTAATAGACctaaaagaatataatgataaaattgaagCAGAAGATCTTCGAGAAATGCGTTTGAAAAGACGGAGACCAAGTCAGAAACAAAGATTAGCGAAGAAGTTAGGTGCCGAACGATTAAAGGAACGGGAAAATAGAGCTAAAGAAATCAgaaagatgataaagaaacaGTTCCATAAACGTGGtgggaaaaaaaataaaaagaaagcaATGAATCCATTAGCAAACGCTGGCTTGAAACCACCTGTACCTAAATTTAGAACTGAATGA
- the MSG5 gene encoding tyrosine/serine/threonine protein phosphatase MSG5 (similar to Saccharomyces cerevisiae SDP1 (YIL113W) and MSG5 (YNL053W); ancestral locus Anc_2.256), whose protein sequence is MAERRDSFVSRSMKINSKSPRSLQSRNTKNLSLSFQNDEFMKPLKVAPASSINQAVSVSAASLTAPLIINKNFVSMKQQQQQRPRLFNRSSEAAIYTLPNSSRPINPGPLSLSINKNKIDDDANNNSNNDNFSNNIPKSTNEGGSVAPPIPLSICTKKSKSILKRSKTLPSLETSTPLMQDRNSNSNNTQTTFIFSDKGKDVNSINGQYLQTDYHNVFKKNAYPDGPLLVIRPNIYLYSEPRLEEILSFDLVINVAEEIDNLSTHLPTNKNIEYYQILWSHNSKISEDLKELTEIMYHATLQNRRILIHCQCGVSRSASLIVAYIMRYHHLNLNKAYDELKSIAHDISPNMGLIFQLMEWNEQLTRMNEAATENLQNNSSGITHSTISNDFDEQASSLLDADVTSSKNDNNNNNNNVSDTSACTASSASSSSSASSSSTFASSNLITTTTKMETIVSESSLSTMFNYHDPEDESIIDSENNNINDGSSQQQQQQRSSFINSSSKYTPFFSYIALNNILPQLINLSKNSIH, encoded by the coding sequence atgGCAGAAAGAAGAGATAGTTTTGTGTCACGAtcgatgaagataaattcaaaatcaCCCAGATCTTTGCAAAGTAGGAACACCAAgaatttatctttatcGTTCCAAAATGACGAATTCATGAAACCGTTAAAGGTGGCACCTGCTTCTTCTATCAACCAGGCTGTATCTGTATCAGCGGCAAGCCTTACGGCACCTCTGATaattaacaaaaatttCGTGTCTATGaaacagcaacagcaacagaGGCCACGGTTATTTAATAGAAGCAGTGAAGCTGCTATATATACACTGCCGAACTCTTCAAGACCAATAAATCCTGGCCCTCTTTCCTTATCtataaataagaataaaatagatgatgatgctaataataatagtaataatgataatttcagtaataatattcctaAAAGCACCAACGAAGGTGGTTCAGTCGCACCTCCAATACCATTATCAATATGtacaaaaaaaagcaaAAGCATATTGAAACGTTCCAAAACTCTTCCTAGTCTTGAAACTTCTACACCACTCATGCAAGATAGAAAtagcaacagcaacaacacACAGACAACATTCATCTTCTCTGATAAAGGTAAAGATGTCAACAGTATAAATGGACAATATTTACAAACTGATTATCATAATGTGTTTAAAAAGAACGCATATCCAGATGGTCCCCTATTGGTCATACGtccaaatatttatctttattcaGAGCCTAGATtggaagaaatattatcatttgatcTTGTCATTAATGTCGCggaagaaattgataacTTATCAACGCATTTAccaacaaataaaaatattgaatattacCAAATATTATGGTCGCATAACTCAAAAATTTCGgaagatttaaaagaattaacGGAAATAATGTATCATGCTACTTTACAGAATAGAAGAATTTTGATCCATTGTCAATGTGGTGTTTCAAGATCTGCATCATTAATCGTCGCTTACATAATGagatatcatcatttgaaCTTAAATAAAGCTTATGATGAGTTGAAATCTATAGCACATGATATAAGCCCCAACATGGGActtatatttcaattaatgGAATGGAATGAACAATTAACACGAATGAATGAGGCAGCAACTGAAAATCTGCAAAATAATAGCAGTGGCATTACCCATAGTACCATATCAAATGACTTTGACGAACAGGCATCTTCACTGCTAGATGCAGATGTAACTTCATCaaagaatgataataataataataataataatgttagTGATACAAGTGCATGTACTGCTTCTTCtgcatcatcttcttcatctgcatcttcctcttccaCATTTGCATCTTCAAACTTAATTACAACAACTACAAAAATGGAAACTATTGTATCtgaatcttcattatctaCTATGTTTAATTATCATGATCCAGAAGATGAAAGTATAATTGACtcagaaaataataatataaatgaTGGTTCAtctcaacaacaacaacaacaaagatCATCATTCATAAACTCATCATCGAAATATACACCTTTTTTTAGTTATATAGCccttaataatattttaccACAATTAATTAATCTTTCGAAGAACTCTATACATTGA
- the COG5 gene encoding Golgi transport complex subunit COG5 (similar to Saccharomyces cerevisiae COG5 (YNL051W); ancestral locus Anc_2.260) translates to MEELEDFEALLEDSFNKRQFANDLLKATNDESSTTTELDIETPIKKLKYDLDEVDARIDDLLRNNSTNIINQLYKGKSSQNIINNELNDSFGYLSMSYKRLQEEVLEPYEKAQKLQSVLSKVHQTSILLRDSLIYIHIINEIENLSAEKSTTNTSSNKLTTAKAIKLATLYSQLQLNLNQNVNLKSLQVIKHLEGTILVKKKELLGFISLEFSKECLNSFKIKKNKDIISQLAYSLYIVSPQDYVSTIQKYILSNVLMDSQTLTKTINSIKNFPMAFEDVVKRSYDIYSLEDALHNIKFEDTNLLTEYTKQRKPKSSTPRELYWNKISSNFKKEFEISYNRGGPVGKSLAKNYDMIVSTIKENMPKSTGNNDYHHNLDTMLKSISIITSESHK, encoded by the coding sequence atggaagaattagaagattttGAAGCATTATTAGAGGATTCATTCAATAAGAGACAGTTTGcaaatgatttattaaaggCAACTAATGATGAATCTTCCACAACGACGGAACTTGATATCGAAACTCCAATAAAAAAGTTGAAATACGATTTAGATGAAGTAGATGCCAGGATTGATGATCTCCTTCGTAACAATTCTactaatattataaatcAACTTTATAAAGGTAAATCATcacaaaatattatcaataatgaaCTGAACGATAGTTTCGGGTACCTTTCTATGTCTTATAAGAGGTTACAAGAAGAAGTCTTGGAACCATACGAGAAAGCTCAAAAACTACAATCCGTCTTAAGTAAAGTTCATCAGACTTCTATCTTATTAAGAGATTCTTTGatttatatacatataattAATGAGATTGAAAATCTTTCAGCagaaaaatcaacaacCAACacatcttcaaataaattaacCACAGCAAAGGCTATTAAACTAGCAACGTTATATTCACAATTGCAATTAAATCTAAACCAAAATgtgaatttgaaatcattacAAGTGATTAAACATCTAGAGGGAACTATTCTCgtgaaaaagaaagaactTTTAGGTTTCATATCATTGGAATTTTCGAAGGAATGCCTTAATAGTTttaaaataaagaagaataaagatATCATAAGTCAATTGGcatattctttatatatagtatCGCCACAGGATTATGTTTCaacaattcaaaaatatatcttatCAAATGTATTGATGGATTCCCAGACTTtaacaaaaacaattaattCCATAAAGAACTTTCCAATGGCATTTGAAGATGTTGTAAAGAGAAGCTACGATATTTATTCCTTGGAAGATGCATTACATAATatcaaatttgaagatacAAATTTATTGACTGAGTACACAAAGCAAAGGAAACCAAAGTCAAGTACACCGAGAGAATTATATTGGAATAAAATTTCCtctaattttaaaaaagaGTTTGAAATATCTTACAATAGAGGTGGACCTGTGGGTAAGTCCTTAGCTAAAAATTATGATATGATCGTTTCTACAATAAAGGAGAACATGCCAAAATCTACGGGCAATAATGATTATCATCATAACCTAGATACCATGTTGAAATCTATATCTATTATTACTTCCGAATCCCACAAGTAA